A stretch of Physeter macrocephalus isolate SW-GA chromosome 6, ASM283717v5, whole genome shotgun sequence DNA encodes these proteins:
- the AQP2 gene encoding aquaporin-2, giving the protein MWELRSIAFSRAVFAEFLATLIFVFFGLGSALNWPQALPSVLQIAMAFGLAIGTLVQALGHVSGAHINPAVTVACLVGCHVSFLRAAFYVAAQLLGAVAGAALLHEITPPDIRGDLAVNALSNNSTAGQAVTVELFLTLQLVLCIFASTDERRGDNLGTPALSIGFSVVLGHLLGIHYTGCSMNPARSLAPAVVTGKFDNHWVFWIGPLVGAILASLLYNYILFPPAKSLSERLAVLKGLEPDSDWEEREVRRRQSVELHSPQSLPRGSKA; this is encoded by the exons atgtgggaactcCGGTCCATAGCCTTCTCCAGGGCGGTGTTCGCAGAGTTCCTGGCCACTCTCATATTCGTCTTCTTTGGCCTCGGCTCAGCCCTCAACTGGCCACAGGCCTTGCCCTCTGTACTGCAGATTGCCATGGCCTTTGGCCTGGCTATCGGCACCCTGGTGCAGGCTCTGGGTCACGTCAGCGGGGCCCACATCAACCCTGCCGTGACTGTGGCCTGCCTGGTGGGCTGCCACGTCTCCTTTCTCCGAGCTGCCTTCTATGTGGCTGCCCAGCTGCTGGGGGCCGTGGCCGGGGCCGCTTTGCTCCATGAGATCACACCACCAGACATCCGAGGGGACCTGGCAGTCAATGCT cTCAGCAACAACTCGACAGCTGGCCAGGCCGTTACTGTGGAGCTTTTCCTGACCCTGCAGCTGGTGCTCTGCATCTTCGCCTCCACGGATGAGCGCCGTGGAGACAACCTGGGTACCCCCGCCCTCTCCATTGGTTTCTCTGTGGTCCTGGGCCACCTCCTCGGG ATCCATTACACTGGCTGCTCCATGAATCCTGCCCGATCTCTGGCTCCAGCTGTGGTCACCGGCAAGTTTGACAACCACTGG GTCTTCTGGATCGGACCCTTGGTCGGCGCCatcctggcctctctcctctACAACTACATCCTGTTCCCGCCCGCCAAGAGCCTGTCGGAGCGCCTGGCCGTGCTGAAGGGGCTGGAGCCCGACTCTGACTGGGAGGAGCGCGAGGTGCGGCGGCGGCAGTCGGTGGAGCTGCACTCGCCGCAGAGCCTGCCTCGGGGCAGCAAGGCCTGA